The Lampris incognitus isolate fLamInc1 chromosome 7, fLamInc1.hap2, whole genome shotgun sequence genome window below encodes:
- the tmem160 gene encoding transmembrane protein 160 gives MAALSLLTRRRLPHVFSQFVRVSRLVRPTPQHGGVPARRLHGAARLRLTEKGAWGKSRAPEQHYQLSELDKADALMLRKSHETGFLSWFRNGLLATGIGVIAFVQSEVGREAAYAFFILGGVCVSFGGASYIGSLFALRRLMLLSLPVVLLHGGVVSSVALFWLCAVSLYIGRLEVEIIHDPEEEDNVEECQECREKGGRQCYCGAHDKRQHVNEDNDNKGQNK, from the exons ATGGCCGCCTTGAGTTTACTAACGAGAAGACGGCTGCCACATGTCTTTTCGCAATTCGTACGTGTTTCGAGACTCGTCCGACCGACTCCTCAGCACGGCGGAGTCCCGGCGAGGAGGCTCCATGGAGCAGCGCGGCTCCGGCTCACCGAGAAAGGAGCATGGGGCAAGAGCCGGGCTCCGGAGCAGCACTACCAGCTCTCTGAACTGGATAAGGCGGATGCCTTG ATGCTGAGAAAGTCGCACGAAACAG GATTCCTGTCATGGTTCAGAAATGGTCTTCTGGCCACCGGGATTGGAGTCATTGCCTTCGTTCAGAGTGAAGTGGGACGAGAAGCAGCATACG CCTTCTTTATCCTTGGCGGAGTGTGTGTGTCATTTGGTGGTGCTTCATACATCGGTAGTCTGTTTGCCCTGCGGAGGCTCATGTTGCTCTCCCTGCCGGTGGTGCTCCTCCATGGAGGTGTCGTGAGCAGTGTTGCCCTCTTCTGGCTGTGTGCAGTATCTCTCTACATTGGCCGACTGGAGGTTGAGATCATCCACGATCCAGAGGAGGAAGATAATgttgaagagtgtcaggagtgccgTGAGAAAGGCGGGCGCCAATGCTACTGTGGTGCCCATGATAAAAGACAGCATGTCAATGAGGACAATGACAATAAAGGCCAGAACAAATAG